GGGACCGACCTTCGGCCGCTACGTGCTGGCCGACGACGTCGAGGAACTCGACGGGCCCGCCGACGCCGAACAGCTGCTGATCAGAGCGAGGTCGATGTGATATGAGCCAGTCAGAACTCACCCGCGAAGTCGCCCGCCGCGTCTTCGCATCGGAATTCAACGATTCGACGTACACCTTCAAAGAGAGCGACGACGAGCGCGCGCCCAACTACGCGCTGCTCCCGACCGGCGACCGCGCCAACCGCGTGTTCATCGTCGGCACCCTCACGGAAACGGAGGACGTCGGCGAGGACAGCGAGTACTGGCGCGGCCGGGTCGTCGACCCGACCGGGACGTTCTTCGTCTACGCCGGCCAGTACCAGCCCGAGGCCGCCTCGGTGCTCCGGGACACGGAGCCGCCGGCCTACGTCTCCATCGTCGGCAAACCCCGAACCTACGAGACCGACGACGGCAGCGTCAACGTCTCCGTTCGCCCCGAATCCATCGCGGTCGTCGACGACGACACCCGCGACCGTTGGGTCGTCGAAACCGCCGAACGCACCCTCGACCGCATCGAGGCCTTCGAGGAGTGGGAAGCAGAACAGGAGGCCCCCGAGAGCGGCTCGACGGCGCCGACCAACGAGTACGCCCAGATGGCCCGCGAGCGCTACGACTCGCCGGTCGTCAACTACCGCAACGACGTGATTCAGGCGCTCGAGCAACTCGAGGACGTCGAGCCCGACGACGCCGAAGCGACGGCCTGAGTTCGCCGTCACCGGTTCGTTCTTTTTCGCGCCGCTCAATCCAGAGAGCGACGCATTCGCGCCCGATCTCCGATCACGCCTCGAGAGCGGTCTCGAGTAGCGCGCCGATCGCCGCGAACTCGTCGTCGGTGACCTCGTGGCCGGTCTCGGGGTAGCGCCGCTCGTCGACCGCGGCGTCGGCTCGCTCGAAGATTTGCGCCGTCGCGGCGACGCGCGACGGATCGATGTACGGATCTTCGGCACCGTAGCCGAGCAGGACCGGCGTCGCCGCCAGCGAGCCGTCGATATCGGTCGCCTCGAGTTCGGTGGCCGATCCCGGCAGGGTCGCGGAGAGAACGGCGAGCCCGCCGTAGCGGTCCGGATTCCGGCGGACGTACTCCGCGACGACGCAGGCGCCCTGCGAGAAGCCCGCGAGGACCGTTTGTTCCGGTGGAATCCCGATCTCCGCCGCGGCCTCGCAGGCGGCGGCCACGCAGTCGACGCTCGAGGAGAGCCACGGCTCGTTCTCGGTTCGCGGCGCGGCGGCCGAACGGGGGTACCAGCGGCTCCGCTCGGCCTGCGGGGCGAGGACGGCGAGGCCGTGTCGATAAACGGGTTCGAAGAGGTTGACGACGCCCTGGGCCGTCGCGCCGCGACCGTGGCAGACGACGAGCGCGGCGTCGGCGGCCAGCGCGGGCGCGCCGGCCGCGAGCAAGGGTTGGCCGGCGTGGGGTCCCGACACCGCGTCCATCGTCCGACCCGAGTCCCGTCCCGTCATCGATCGCTATCGGTGTCGACGGTGTCAGCGGTGTCGTCGGCGCGCGCAGTCGCCTCCGGAACCGTCAGCTCCGGCAACTGGCTCTCGATCAGGTCCCGATCCCGCTCGAACCAGTCGGGCAGGTGCAGCGACTCGCCGGGCCCGCCTTCGGGGCCGCTCGCGGCGACGCCGTCGCTCTCGGTCGCCAGTTCGAAGAGGACGCCGCCCGGCTCGCGGACGTACAGCGAGTGGAAGAAGTGGCGGTCCTTGACCCGCGAGACGTCGTGGCCGCGGTCGTCGAAGAGTTCCCGCCACTCGTGGAGTTCGCCCTCGCTCCCGACGCGGACCGCGACGTGGTGGAGGGTTCCGGGGCCCTCGCGGCCGAACTCGGCGTCCCGGTCGAGCACGTCGACGACCGTCGCTCGATCGCCGGCGGCGCGATACCGGGCTCGGTCGTCCAGTTCGGTCTCGTACTCGAAGCCCAGCGTCTCGAGCGTGCCCGCGGTCGCGTAGGGATTGACCGACAGCGTCGAGACGCCGTGGAGCGCGCGGACCGCGGCGTCGTCGGGAACCGGGCCGTCGGTCCACGGTTCGACGCCGCTCGGGTCCGGCGCGTCGGGCGGGCCGGCGACGAGTTCCAGTCGCGTCCCGTCGGGATCCTCGAATCGCAGGACGCGCTCCTCGAAGCGCTCGAGCGGGCCCTCGACCGCGACGTCGTGATCGACGAGTCGGTCCCGCCAGTACTCGAGGGAGTCCGCGGGAACGACGAACGCGACCGACGCGACCTGCGGTTTGCCGACCCGGCCCGGATCGGCGTGGGGGTCCGGGAAGTGGGTCAGAACCGTCCCCGGCGTGCCGACCGCGTCGCCGAAGTAGAGGTGGTGCTGGAGGATGTCCTCGAAGTTCACCGTCTGGGTCGCGAGGCGGAGACCGAGGACGCCCGCGTAGAAATCGACGGCCGTCTGGGCGTCGCCGACCAGCCCCGTGACGTGGTGGAGTCCCGGCGTGTCGGGAGGCATGGTCGACGTTGGGCCTCGAGCGGAATAGCACGTCCGGTCCCGGAACCGCGAGCGGGGGTCCCGTCTGACGAATCGTTAAGTGTCATGCCCGACGAATAGACGACAAACAGATGGGCAACAAGAACAAGACGATCTCGTTTCGAGTAAACGAGGACGCGTTCGAGGCGCTCCAGGATATCGCCGAAGAGCGCGACATCTCGTTGTCCGCCGTCTTCCGGGACTACGTCGACCGGCTGGTCGAACACGACGGGCAGGTCGAGGTCGTCCCCGAGGACGACCTCGAGGCGATGGGGAGCGACGACGGCGAGCAGACGTTCCCGCCGACCGTCGAGGTTCCCAAGAGCTTCATCCGCGAACACGAACGCCTCGAACTCGAGGCCGAACA
This portion of the Haloterrigena gelatinilytica genome encodes:
- a CDS encoding RPA family protein, whose translation is MSQSELTREVARRVFASEFNDSTYTFKESDDERAPNYALLPTGDRANRVFIVGTLTETEDVGEDSEYWRGRVVDPTGTFFVYAGQYQPEAASVLRDTEPPAYVSIVGKPRTYETDDGSVNVSVRPESIAVVDDDTRDRWVVETAERTLDRIEAFEEWEAEQEAPESGSTAPTNEYAQMARERYDSPVVNYRNDVIQALEQLEDVEPDDAEATA
- a CDS encoding alpha/beta hydrolase; amino-acid sequence: MTGRDSGRTMDAVSGPHAGQPLLAAGAPALAADAALVVCHGRGATAQGVVNLFEPVYRHGLAVLAPQAERSRWYPRSAAAPRTENEPWLSSSVDCVAAACEAAAEIGIPPEQTVLAGFSQGACVVAEYVRRNPDRYGGLAVLSATLPGSATELEATDIDGSLAATPVLLGYGAEDPYIDPSRVAATAQIFERADAAVDERRYPETGHEVTDDEFAAIGALLETALEA
- a CDS encoding VOC family protein, yielding MPPDTPGLHHVTGLVGDAQTAVDFYAGVLGLRLATQTVNFEDILQHHLYFGDAVGTPGTVLTHFPDPHADPGRVGKPQVASVAFVVPADSLEYWRDRLVDHDVAVEGPLERFEERVLRFEDPDGTRLELVAGPPDAPDPSGVEPWTDGPVPDDAAVRALHGVSTLSVNPYATAGTLETLGFEYETELDDRARYRAAGDRATVVDVLDRDAEFGREGPGTLHHVAVRVGSEGELHEWRELFDDRGHDVSRVKDRHFFHSLYVREPGGVLFELATESDGVAASGPEGGPGESLHLPDWFERDRDLIESQLPELTVPEATARADDTADTVDTDSDR
- a CDS encoding CopG family transcriptional regulator, whose amino-acid sequence is MGNKNKTISFRVNEDAFEALQDIAEERDISLSAVFRDYVDRLVEHDGQVEVVPEDDLEAMGSDDGEQTFPPTVEVPKSFIREHERLELEAEHLREQLDEYKGYVNELQDRLEDEEDEILLLDDLDEEDESYQLR